From a single Glycine soja cultivar W05 chromosome 19, ASM419377v2, whole genome shotgun sequence genomic region:
- the LOC114399553 gene encoding protein NIM1-INTERACTING 1-like codes for MEGEERRKRKIENEEENEEQKMEKFFALIKRTKDVRDRFYKEKLTDTKKIDGEKAAAGGTSTIWNPKFQPEDFIDSGEMAKRNNINIVSGHGHDHASPSEKELMIEKKQDLQEATPAAAQDNEEKDKASEHFLDLKLSL; via the coding sequence ATGGAGGGtgaagaaagaaggaagagaaaaatagagaatgaagaagaaaatgaggagCAGAAGATGGAAAAGTTCTTTGCCTTGATAAAGAGGACAAAGGATGTTCGCGATCGCTTCTACAAGGAGAAATTAACAGATACTAAGAAGATTGATGGAGAAAAGGCAGCTGCAGGGGGTACTAGTACTATTTGGAACCCAAAGTTTCAACCAGAAGACTTCATTGATTCTGGAGAAATGGCAAAGagaaacaatattaatattgtttCAGGTCATGGCCATGATCATGCAAGTCCTTCAGAGAAAGAGTTGATGATAGAAAAGAAACAGGATTTACAAGAAGCAACACCAGCAGCAGCCCAAGATAATGAAGAGAAAGACAAAGCAAGTGAACATTTTTTAGACTTAAaactttctttataa
- the LOC114397919 gene encoding GDSL esterase/lipase At1g09390-like, with translation MMGCGGAFSVWLPVFVSCFTAIALAGTGCDKAPVVFVFGDSNSDTGGLASGLGFPINLPNGRNFFHRSTGRLSDGRLVIDLLCQSLNASLLVPYLDALSGTSFTNGANFAVVGSSTLPKYVPFSLNIQVMQFRRFKARSLELVTTGTRNLINDEGFHGALYLIDIGQNDLADSFAKNLSYVQVIKKIPVVITEIENAVKSLYNEGARKFWVHNTGPLGCLPKVLALAQKKDLDSLGCLSSYNSAARLFNEALLHSSQKLRSELKDATLVYVDIYAIKYDLITNAAKYGFSNPLMVCCGYGGPPYNFDVRVTCGQPGYQVCDEGARYVSWDGIHQTEAANTLIASKILSMAYSTPRIPFDFFCHH, from the exons ATGATGGGTTGTGGCGGTGCATTCTCAGTGTGGCTGCCAGTGTTTGTGTCTTGTTTTACAGCAATAGCATTGGCTGGGACTGGGTGCGATAAGGCACCGGTGGTGTTCGTGTTCGGCGATTCGAACTCGGACACGGGTGGACTCGCTTCCGGTCTGGGTTTCCCTATCAATCTTCCCAATGGCCGCAATTTCTTTCACAGATCCACTGGCCGCTTGTCCGATGGACGCCTCGTCATCGACCTACTCT GCCAAAGTTTGAATGCAAGTTTGTTGGTACCATATTTGGACGCCTTGTCTGGAACCTCATTCACAAATGGAGCAAACTTTGCAGTGGTGGGGTCCTCTACTCTCCCAAAATATGTTCCTTTCTCCCTCAATATACAGGTCATGCAGTTCCGGCGTTTCAAAGCTCGTTCCCTTGAACTTGTTACCACAG GTACAAGAAATTTGATCAATGATGAAGGCTTCCACGGTGCACTCTACTTGATTGATATTGGGCAAAACGACCTTGCTGATTCATTTGCCAAAAATCTGTCATATGTGCAAGTCATCAAGAAGATCCCAGTAGTTATAACTGAAATTGAGAATGCTGTTAAG AGTTTATATAATGAAGGTGCCAGGAAATTTTGGGTTCACAATACTGGGCCGTTGGGCTGTCTTCCAAAAGTACTTGCACTGGCTCAGAAGAAGGATCTAGATTCATTGGGATGTCTTTCTAGTTATAACTCTGCAGCAAGATTGTTTAATGAAGCCCTGCTTCATTCAAGTCAGAAACTAAGATCTGAACTTAAGGATGCTACTTTAGTCTATGTTGATATTTATGCCATTAAGTATGATCTCATCACAAATGCCGCGAAATATG GTTTCTCAAATCCGTTGATGGTATGTTGCGGTTATGGAGGACCACCTTACAATTTTGATGTAAGGGTGACATGTGGTCAACCTGGTTATCAGGTTTGTGATGAAGGGGCTCGGTATGTGAGCTGGGATGGAATTCATCAAACTGAGGCTGCAAATACATTGATAGCTTCTAAGATactttccatggcttattccacACCACggattccttttgatttcttctGCCACCACTGA
- the LOC114399414 gene encoding WAT1-related protein At1g09380-like isoform X1 — protein sequence MGAGLVAFLLMVLVQLVYAVMNITSKLAIESGMSPLVLVAYRQLFATVSIAPFAYWLEWNTLPRITQRLMIQILFSSLTGVTGNQMLYFVGLKYSSATIACALTNLLPAFTFILAVLFRQENLGIKKRAGLAKVFGTILCVSGALLLSFYHGKTIGLGQSSIHWRYAEKMEGTSSSGKGNMFLGPLVVILSTLVWAAWFIIQKDISKTFPAPYTSTGLMCFMASFQCVIIAVCVDHRASAWSLHNAMRLSSALYAGIFCTGLAYCLMSWTIERKGPLYVSVFTPLQLVLTAILSWALLREKLYVGTAVGSLLIVLGLYSVLWGKSEEVNKGDGIEEDAVKEAVKDSKNDMELQSYVPSNGNNGRVIA from the exons ATGGGTGCCGGTCTAGTTGCGTTCCTCTTAATGGTTCTTGTGCAATTGGTCTATGCAGTGATGAACATTACTTCAAAGCTTGCAATAGAATCTGGAATGAGCCCTCTTGTCCTTGTTGCTTATCGACAACTCTTTGCTACTGTGTCCATTGCTCCCTTTGCTTATTGGCTCGAgtg GAATACGCTTCCCAGGATTACACAGCGTCTTATGATTCAGATATTATTTTCGTCCCTGACCGG AGTTACAGGAAATCAGATGCTTTATTTTGTGGGGCTGAAATATTCATCCGCTACAATTGCATGTGCACTGACAAATTTGCTCCCAGCTTTCACTTTCATCCTTGCAGTTCTCTTCAG ACAAGAGAATTTGGGAATCAAGAAGAGGGCTGGTCTAGCAAAGGTATTCGGGACAATATTGTGTGTGAGtggagccttgcttttgtcattTTACCATGGAAAAACCATTGGTTTAGGCCAATCAAGTATTCACTGGAGATATGCTGAGAAAATGGAAGGAACTAGCTCTTCTGGCAAAGGAAACATGTTCCTAGGCCCTTTGGTCGTAATTCTTAGCACCCTTGTTTGGGCAGCATGGTTCATAATTCAA AAAGACATAAGCAAGACATTTCCAGCTCCTTACACGAGCACTGGCTTAATGTGTTTCATGGCAAGCTTTCAATGCGTGATCATTGCCGTGTGTGTCGACCACAGGGCCTCAGCTTGGTCACTCCACAATGCTATGAGACTTTCCTCTGCCCTTTATGCG GGAATATTTTGCACTGGATTAGCCTATTGCCTCATGTCGTGGACCATTGAGAGAAAAGGTCCTCTTTATGTCTCTGTATTTACCCCTTTGCAGCTTGTCCTCACTGCCATTTTGAGCTGGGCTTTGCTTCGGGAGAAATTATATGTTGGAAC TGCCGTAGGGTCTCTCTTGATAGTTTTGGGACTCTATTCTGTTCTCTGGGGAAAGAGTGAAGAGGTGAATAAGGGAGACGGTATTGAAGAAGATGCAGTTAAAGAAGCAGTCAAGGATTCGAAGAATGACATGGAATTGCAATCATATGTGCCATCCAATGGTAATAATGGTCGTGTTATTGCATGA
- the LOC114399414 gene encoding WAT1-related protein At1g09380-like isoform X2: MIQILFSSLTGVTGNQMLYFVGLKYSSATIACALTNLLPAFTFILAVLFRQENLGIKKRAGLAKVFGTILCVSGALLLSFYHGKTIGLGQSSIHWRYAEKMEGTSSSGKGNMFLGPLVVILSTLVWAAWFIIQKDISKTFPAPYTSTGLMCFMASFQCVIIAVCVDHRASAWSLHNAMRLSSALYAGIFCTGLAYCLMSWTIERKGPLYVSVFTPLQLVLTAILSWALLREKLYVGTAVGSLLIVLGLYSVLWGKSEEVNKGDGIEEDAVKEAVKDSKNDMELQSYVPSNGNNGRVIA; this comes from the exons ATGATTCAGATATTATTTTCGTCCCTGACCGG AGTTACAGGAAATCAGATGCTTTATTTTGTGGGGCTGAAATATTCATCCGCTACAATTGCATGTGCACTGACAAATTTGCTCCCAGCTTTCACTTTCATCCTTGCAGTTCTCTTCAG ACAAGAGAATTTGGGAATCAAGAAGAGGGCTGGTCTAGCAAAGGTATTCGGGACAATATTGTGTGTGAGtggagccttgcttttgtcattTTACCATGGAAAAACCATTGGTTTAGGCCAATCAAGTATTCACTGGAGATATGCTGAGAAAATGGAAGGAACTAGCTCTTCTGGCAAAGGAAACATGTTCCTAGGCCCTTTGGTCGTAATTCTTAGCACCCTTGTTTGGGCAGCATGGTTCATAATTCAA AAAGACATAAGCAAGACATTTCCAGCTCCTTACACGAGCACTGGCTTAATGTGTTTCATGGCAAGCTTTCAATGCGTGATCATTGCCGTGTGTGTCGACCACAGGGCCTCAGCTTGGTCACTCCACAATGCTATGAGACTTTCCTCTGCCCTTTATGCG GGAATATTTTGCACTGGATTAGCCTATTGCCTCATGTCGTGGACCATTGAGAGAAAAGGTCCTCTTTATGTCTCTGTATTTACCCCTTTGCAGCTTGTCCTCACTGCCATTTTGAGCTGGGCTTTGCTTCGGGAGAAATTATATGTTGGAAC TGCCGTAGGGTCTCTCTTGATAGTTTTGGGACTCTATTCTGTTCTCTGGGGAAAGAGTGAAGAGGTGAATAAGGGAGACGGTATTGAAGAAGATGCAGTTAAAGAAGCAGTCAAGGATTCGAAGAATGACATGGAATTGCAATCATATGTGCCATCCAATGGTAATAATGGTCGTGTTATTGCATGA